A single Pseudobdellovibrionaceae bacterium DNA region contains:
- a CDS encoding radical SAM protein, producing the protein MAELDLINNKPRELCEVCYYHDRIGVKSKRVLGIELFYDKYQHLVQEALENDGQMTSFPKWWELRFSMSCNLACRICSPANSTKFMNELSPHKDSLPAPMAKSLGRVIDLFDQYGNLSDSNQFMKELWDHIDEVDYIELHGGEPYINKRLWEFLESLSTTDHAKRINIYSHCNLTSVTDQQIEILNRFVGGRVNVSIDAADRENEFIRYYSDWRTTEQNFPKFGHLHEGFVICIGTSVSAYQACTIDKLLIWLDEFLQRHPDLNVTWLVWPVVKPDMFRVDLVPLELRLATIERIKAIAKECFACNEYGHAKGMKYGVETLINLLSNQIQPSQEQIDSFISYTKALDKVRGQDSFTMFPT; encoded by the coding sequence ATCGCCGAACTGGATCTCATTAATAACAAGCCTCGGGAACTCTGCGAGGTTTGTTATTATCACGATAGGATTGGTGTCAAATCTAAGAGAGTCCTGGGAATAGAGCTCTTTTACGACAAGTACCAACACCTGGTCCAGGAAGCCCTCGAAAATGATGGCCAAATGACATCCTTTCCAAAGTGGTGGGAATTGCGGTTTTCTATGAGCTGTAACCTGGCCTGTCGTATTTGCAGCCCTGCCAATTCGACCAAGTTCATGAACGAGCTTTCTCCCCACAAGGATTCTTTACCGGCTCCAATGGCCAAATCTCTGGGGCGAGTCATCGATCTGTTTGATCAATATGGCAATCTGTCAGACAGCAACCAGTTCATGAAAGAGCTTTGGGATCATATAGACGAGGTCGATTACATCGAACTCCATGGTGGTGAACCTTACATCAACAAGCGCCTTTGGGAGTTTCTTGAAAGCCTTTCGACAACTGACCATGCCAAGCGCATTAACATTTATTCTCACTGCAACCTTACATCGGTGACTGATCAGCAAATTGAGATTCTAAATCGATTCGTCGGCGGCCGAGTAAACGTCAGCATTGACGCCGCCGACAGGGAAAATGAATTTATCCGTTACTATTCGGACTGGAGAACGACGGAACAGAATTTTCCCAAGTTTGGTCATTTGCACGAGGGGTTTGTCATCTGCATAGGAACAAGTGTTTCCGCCTATCAGGCCTGCACCATAGATAAGCTTCTCATCTGGCTCGACGAATTTCTGCAGCGCCATCCAGATTTAAATGTCACCTGGTTGGTTTGGCCGGTAGTGAAGCCCGATATGTTCCGTGTCGATTTAGTTCCTCTGGAGCTTCGCCTTGCCACCATTGAACGCATCAAAGCCATCGCCAAAGAGTGTTTCGCCTGTAATGAATATGGTCATGCAAAGGGAATGAAGTATGGCGTCGAGACTCTCATTAATTTGCTCTCAAACCAAATTCAGCCCAGCCAGGAGCAAATCGATTCGTTCATCAGTTACACCAAGGCTCTGGATAAGGTCAGGGGTCAGGACTCCTTCACCATGTTTCCCACTTAA